In Aedes albopictus strain Foshan chromosome 3, AalbF5, whole genome shotgun sequence, the following are encoded in one genomic region:
- the LOC134290954 gene encoding uncharacterized protein LOC134290954, with product MEYPKVEKESSVALHALVDEFEQRLKILKQLGEKTDEWGAMIVHWMCSKLDTQTLELWEDHAASTKDPTFTILVNFLEKRTRVLEAVSSNVELKGSSQMMETKRQKVIVHSATDGDINGPACCCCGESHFLGRCGKFSKMALKEKLQFVNSKRLCSNCLKSGHWVRDCSSKFSCRDCGKKHNSLIHPGFPLSSSGVRSSEHPVSKPEKTRNEKFVATNVVTNEVESEDEDEQGAVGTYNVGTKGGKISNVLLSTVVLVIRDQHGGKQMARALLDNGSQANIMSERLCQMLSLKRRTINVPISGVGEAETRARFLVNTTVSSRVQNFAVGMEFLVLQKVTSELPSAHIPVEHWKIPKDIQLADPNFNISNRIDLLIGAEHFYRFLFERDTKRIMLGPGLPTLINSVFGWIVTGKVSETSSKAVSCCVAAAPDNLEAQLHRFWEVESNEDRPAWSREEQDCEDHFQRTFSRTKEGRYVVRLPKHVNFDQMLGESRTMALSRFKRLEQQLGWNTEKRMQYNAFMQEYLDLGHMKEISEAESLQETSVSNTRKAYYLPHYAVLKESSTTTKVRVVFDGSARTDSGYSLNDALLKGPVIQDELLSLLLRFRKHEVALVGDIEKMYRQVQVHEEDISLQRIFFRFSADEPIKVYQLSTVTYGLTPSSFLAIRALHQLAADEGTLYADAAEAIVDDFYVDDYIGGAASVDEAIQLQQNLDTLMKKGGFALRKWCSNRPEVLAGIPADQLGTNLSISFEISPDEQVKTLGITWEPGTDQLRFFYDIIESEQTWTRRSILSSIAKLFDSLGLISPVIVAAKMLTQELALLHTGWDAPVPAHIEEKWKAFHSQLYKISEMRVNRFALVSNWVEIQFHCFADASTLAYGACLYVRTTDAVGNVRIELLSSKSRVAPLKKLRRKEAALLHSKVTKAFSMQNVRSFFWSDSTIVLHWLRSPPNTWQTFVANRVSTIQTTTYPHSWRHVAGKQNPADLVSRGMSVDEFLNSQLWKEGPPWLRNDEDGWPSPGEECTISEEQLEIRKTVHAIRVAEPPNEMFSLRSSLHSLLRVVANCLRFVHNCRNPNDRRSSIALTPEEIQSAKMTLTRIAQNERFPEELKALKRQQRINNRSSLKRLFPFLDNDGVLRVGGRLRFSNESYTVKHPAVLPSNHPFTDLVVQFFHSQNFHSGPQLTLAETRQEFWPIHGKRVVNAVLRKCVRCFRTNPTPIQQPMGQLPAGRVRPGRPFLITGVDYCGPFYLKPLRRNVASPKVYIAVFVCFSTKAMHLGLSTDLSTASFISVLRRFIGHRGIPAEIHSDNAKNFSGARNELKALYYLLNDPANNFTITKELSQQGIKWQFIPPRAPNFGGLWEAAVRSVKTALKKEIGLQQLSYDDFTTLLVQITATLNSRPLSSLTDDPTEFEALTPAHFLIGSAMKALPEPDLVNIPTNRLDHYQQTQQMFQRFWQRWSKLYLTQLQVTTNNLPATPIQRRNTNE from the exons ATGGAGTACCCGAAAGTGGAAAAGGAGTCGTCTGTGGCTCTTCATGCCCTGGTGGATGAATTCGAACAGCGGCTGAAGATTCTGAAGCAGTTGGGAGAGAAGACGGACGAGTGGGGTGCGATGATCGTTCATTGGATGTGCTCCAAGCTGGATACGCAGACACTTGAGCTCTGGGAAGACCACGCAGCATCAACGAAGGATCCGACATTCACGATCTTGGTAAACTTTCTCGAGAAGCGGACAAGGGTTCTGGAAGCGGTTTCATCGAACGTTGAATTGAAAGGCAGTTCTCAAATGATGGAAACCAAGCGGCAAAAGGTGATTGTGCATTCGGCTACAGATGGAGATATAAATGGTCCGGCCTGTTGTTGTTGTGGAGAGTCGCATTTCTTGGGGCGGTGTGGCAAATTTTCGAAAATGGCACTGAAGGAGAAGCTGCAGTTCGTCAATAGCAAGCGGCTTTGTAGCAATTGCTTGAAGTCAGGACATTGGGTACGCGATTGCTCATCGAAGTTCAGTTGTCGTGATTGTGGAAAGAAACATAATTCACTGATTCACCCAGGCTTTCCGTTGAGCAGCAGCGGTGTTAGAAGCAGCGAACATCCGGTGAGCAAACCGGAGAAGACACGGAACGAAAAATTTGTGGCAACCAACGTGGTGACTAACGAGGTGGAATCTGAGGACGAAGACGAACAAGGAGCGGTTGGGACATACAACGTAGGGACCAAGGGCGGCAAAATTTCAAACGTACTACTATCTACGGTTGTACTGGTTATTCGGGACCAGCACGGAGGCAAACAGATGGCTAGAGCATTGCTAGACAACGGTTCGCAAGCTAACATCATGAGCGAGCGATTATGTCAGATGCTGAGCCTAAAGAGACGGACGATAAACGTGCCAATTAGCGGTGTCGGAGAAGCGGAAACGCGAGCGAGATTTCTGGTAAACACAACAGTGAGTTCACGGGTCCAGAACTTTGCAGTGGGGATGGAATTTTTGGTACTTCAGAAGGTAACGTCGGAGTTGCCGTCAGCGCACATACCAGTGGAGCACTGGAAAATTCCAAAGGATATACAACTAGCCGATCCGAACTTCAACATCAGTAATCGGATTGATCTTTTGATTGGAGCTGAGCACTTCTACCGGTTCTTGTTCGAGAGAGATACAAAACGGATCATGTTGGGTCCGGGACTGCCTACGCTGATCAACTCGGTATTCGGTTGGATAGTTACAGGGAAAGTTTCTGAAACATCGAGTAAAGCAGTTAGCTGTTGCGTTGCGGCGGCTCCAGACAATCTGGAAGCCCAGCTGCACAGGTTTTGGGAGGTCGAAAGCAATGAGGATCGGCCTGCTTGGTCGAGGGAGGAACAAGACTGCGAGGATCATTTTCAGCGGACGTTCAGTCGCACGAAGGAAGGTCGGTACGTCGTACGTTTACCTAAGCACGTGAATTTCGACCAGATGCTAGGTGAATCCCGTACGATGGCTCTATCAAGATTCAAGAGATTAGAGCAGCAACTAGGATGGAACACAGAAAAGCGCATGCAATACAACGCATTCATGCAAGAATATTTAGATCTTGGACACATGAAGGAAATCAGCGAAGCGGAGTCTTTGCAGGAGACATCAGTTTCCAACACCAGGAAGGCCTACTACTTGCCGCATTACGcggttttgaaggaatccagcaCCACAACCAAAGTTCGTGTTGTTTTCGATGGGTCGGCCAGAACGGACAGCGGTTATTCCTTGAACGACGCTCTTCTAAAGGGTCCGGTTATTCAGGACGAACTTCTCAGCTTGCTTTTACGGTTTCGAAAGCATGAAGTGGCACTAGTTGGGGACATTGAAAAGATGTACCGGCAAGTGCAGGTACACGAAGAAGACATCAGTTTACAGCGCATTTTCTTCCGATTTTCTGCGGACGAACCCATAAAGGTGTACCAACTATCAACGGTGACCTATGGATTGACGCCTTCATCATTCTTGGCGATTCGCGCCTTACATCAACTAGCGGCAGATGAAGGAACCTTATACGCAGACGCAGCTGAAGCGATAGTCGACGACTTCTACGTTGATGACTACATCGGTGGAGCAGCCAGCGTAGACGAAGCCATCCAGCTCCAACAAAATCTGGATACACTGATGAAAAAAGGTGGTTTTGCTTTACGCAAATGGTGTTCCAATCGGCCAGAAGTTCTGGCAGGAATCCCGGCCGATCAACTTGGAACCAATCTATCAATTTCCTTCGAGATAAGCCCAGACGAACAGGTGAAAACCTTGGGAATCACCTGGGAACCCGGGACAGATCAATTGCGTTTTTTCTATGACATAATAGAAAGCGAGCAAACTTGGACGAGACGAAGCATCTTATCATCGATAGCCAAGCTGTTCGACTCGCTAGGACTGATATCCCCGGTGATCGTGGCAGCGAAAATGTTGACGCAAGAACTCGCTTTGCTCCACACAGGATGGGATGCACCTGTTCCCGCCCACATTGAAGAGAAGTGGAAGGCGTTCCACTcacaactgtacaaaatttcggaAATGCGAGTCAACCGGTTTGCGTTAGTTTCCAATTGGGTTGAAATCCAATTTCACTGCTTCGCTGATGCTTCTACCCTAGCATATGGTGCGTGCTTATACGTGCGGACAACGGATGCAGTGGGAAACGTGCGGATTGAACTACTCTCTTCGAAATCTCGCGTTGCGCCACTCAAGAAATTGCGCCGCAAGGAAGCGGCGTTGTTACACTCAAAAGTGACTAAAGCTTTCTCAATGCAAAATGTACGGTCCTTCTTTTGGTCCGACAGTACGATTGTACTTCATTGGCTACGATCTCCGCCAAATACTTGGCAAACCTTCGTGGCAAACAGAGTCTCGACGATTCAAACTACCACGTACCCCCATTCTTGGCGTCATGTTGCCGGAAAACAGAATCCTGCTGATTTAGTATCGCGAGGAATGTCGGTCGACGAATTTTTGAATAGTCAGCTGTGGAAAGAAGGACCCCCATGGCTGCGTAACGACGAAGATGGATGGCCCAGTCCTGGTGAAGAATGCACTATCTCCGAAGAACAACTAGAAATTCGAAAGACTGTTCACGCAATCAGGGTTGCGGAACCCCCCAACGAAATGTTCAGCCTACGTTCCTCATTGCATTCTTTACTTCGCGTTGTCGCTAACTGTCTTCGATTTGTGCACAACTGTCGCAACCCGAATGATAGGAGGTCCTCTATTGCTTTGACTCCAGAGGAAATACAGTCGGCGAAGATGACACTAACGCGCATAGCCCAGAACGAACGATTTCCAGAAGAGCTGAAAGCCCTGAAACGACAACAACGAATCAACAACAGATCAAGCCTGAAGAGACTTTTTCCCTTCCTGGACAACGATGGAGTCCTCAGAGTTGGAGGACGTTTACGCTTTTCAAACGAAAGCTACACAGTAAAACATCCAGCTGTATTGCCAAGTAATCATCCATTTACGGATCTCGTCGTACAGTTCTTTCATTCTCAGAACTTCCACAGTGGTCCGCAGCTCACATTGGCCGAAACGCGACAGGAATTCTGGCCCATACACGGTAAACGTGTCGTCAACGCTGTGTTGCGCAAATGCGTTCGATGCTTCCGAACGAACCCTACGCCTATCCAACAGCCCATGGGACAACTACCGGCTGGTCGCGTTCGCCCGGGACGACCATTCCTGATCACTGGTGTTGATTATTGCGGGCCATTCTATTTGAAGCCTCTACGACGAAATGTAGCTTCCCCGAAGGTGTATATTGCGGTGTTCGTCTGCTTTTCGACAAAAGCAATGCACCTTGGGTTGTCCACCGATTTGTCTACTGCAAGCTTCATCTCCGTCTTGCGGAGATTCATCGGCCATCGAGGAATCCCGGCTGAAATACATTCGGACAACGCTAAAAACTTTTCTGGAGCACGCAACGAACTAAAAGCGCTATACTATTTGCTCAATGATCCGGCCAACAACTTCACCATAACGAAGGAACTCTCTCAGCAAGGTATTAAATGGCAGTTCATTCCTCCACGCGCTCCCAACTTTGGCGGGTTATGGGAGGCCGCCGTACGCTCCGTAAAGACTGCGCTGAAGAAAGAGATTGGCCTGCAACAGCTGAGCTACGATGATTTTACCACGCTTCTGGTACAGATCACCGCTACGTTGAACTCCAGACCTCTGTCTTCTCTAACAGATGACCCCACGGAATTTGAAGCCCTCACTCCCGCGCATTTCCTGATTGGCTCAGCCATGAAAGCCCTCCCTGAGCCCGACCTAGTAAACATTCCCACAAACCGTCTTGACCACTACCAGCAAACCCAGCAAATGTTCCAGCGCTTTTGGCAACGATGGAGCAAGCTATACCTCACACAGCTGCAAGTTACAACGAACAACCTGCCGGCGACTCCCATCCAA AGACGTAACACGAACGAATAA